In Hypomesus transpacificus isolate Combined female chromosome 4, fHypTra1, whole genome shotgun sequence, the following are encoded in one genomic region:
- the lrp12 gene encoding low-density lipoprotein receptor-related protein 12 gives MARTLASERTVSWTALTTVIFIFTGSAVGSQHSDNVYVSGISNACGEVPEQLRSSSGVITTPGWPFEYPSRINCTWNIRANPGEIVTISFQDFELQSSRRCVQDWLSIGSYKNLDGFRACGSTLPAPYISSQDHVWVKFHSDDSLTAKGFRLTYITGRPEESSCDSDQFHCSNGKCVPDSWRCNAMDECGDNSDEELCSRTNPSATFSFQPCAFNQFPCLSRYTRVYTCLPESLKCDGSIDCQDLGDEIDCDVPTCGEWLRNFYGTFSSPNYPDFYPPGSNCTWLIDTGDHRKVILRFTDFKLDGTGYGDYVKVYDGLEENPRRLLRVLTAFDSRAPVAVVASSGQLRVHFYADKINAARGFNVTYQVEGFCLPWEVPCGGNWGCYTEQQRCDGYWHCPNGRDELNCSACQDDEFPCSRNGACYPRSDRCNYQNRCPNGSDEKNCFFCQPGNFHCKNNRCVFESWVCDAQDDCGDGSDEESCPVIVPTRVITAAVIGSLICGLLLVIALGCTCKLYSLRMFERRSFETQLSRVEAELLRREAPPSYGQLIAQGLIPPVEDFPVCSGNQASVLENLRLAVRSQLGFTSIRLPTSGRHGNLWRRLFNFTRSRRSGSLALVSSDPEDSAGNTGGGGAGPAERTGAHRGLLPLDSDDTDTEGERRDASIGAVGGGLAAPLPQKTPPASAVEAIVAVTASLVAPAAPGRDQRERERERERPLVVVDEPLGPESPRGGGPPRAAAVASSGARGLQSARGLVTRSLHWVRGLSLGRAQNHHSPLRQLEHGGGGGEGAGGSRGEEEDDVELLIPTSDPASDSDSASSVSEACQPLLERRLLPQAGGGRACGGRLGRGRQGGRDGPCEHCGMVHTAQIPDACLEATGKTESSDDELLLLC, from the exons ATGGCCCGTACACTCGCCTCTGAAAGGACCGTATCATGGACAGCGCTAACCACGGTTATATTCATATTCACTG GTTCTGCAGTGGGCTCCCAGCACAGTGACAATGTCTACGTATCAGGGATCAGCAACG cctgcGGGGAGGTGCCGGAGCAGCTGCGGTCCTCCAGCGGGGTGATCACCACCCCGGGATGGCCCTTCGAGTACCCCTCCAGGATCAACTGCACCTGGAACATCAGAGCCAACCCCGGAGAGATCGTCACCATCag CTTCCAGGACTTTGAGCTGCAAAGTTCTCGGCGCTGCGTTCAGGACTGGCTCTCCATCGGCAGCTACAAGAACCTGGACGGGTTCCGAGCCTGCGGTTCCACCCTGCCCGCCCCCTACATCTCCTCCCAGGACCACGTGTGGGTCAAGTTCCACTCCGACGACAGCCTCACCGCCAAGGGCTTCCGGCTCACCTACATCACTg ggcgCCCCGAGGAGTCGAGCTGCGACTCGGACCAGTTCCACTGCTCCAACGGGAAGTGCGTCCCGGACTCGTGGCGGTGCAACGCCATGGACGAGTGCGGCGACAACTCGGACGAGGAGCTGTGCTCCCGGACCAACCCCTCGGCCACCTTCTCCTTCCAGCCCTGCGCCTTCAACCAGTTCCCCTGCCTGTCCCGCTACACGCGCGTCTACACCTGCCTGCCCGAGTCGCTGAAGTGCGACGGCAGCATCGACTGCCAGGACCTGGGCGACGAGATCGACTGCGACGTGCCCACCTGCGGCGAGTGGCTGAGGAACTTCTACGGGACGTTCAGCTCGCCCAACTACCCCGACTTCTACCCGCCCGGGAGCAACTGCACCTGGCTGATCGACACGGGCGACCACCGCAAGGTCATCCTGCGCTTCACCGACTTCAAG ctggacGGTACAGGGTACGGGGACTATGTGAAGGTGTATGACGGTCTGGAGGAGAACCCTCGCCGGCTGCTCCGCGTCCTCACCGCCTTCGACTCCCGCGCCCCCGTCGCCGTGGTAGCGTCGTCAGGGCAACTCAGGGTCCACTTCTACGCCGACAAGATCAACGCCGCCCGCGGCTTCAACGTCACCTACCAG GTGGAGGGCTTCTGCCTGCCGTGGGAGGTCCCGTGCGGGGGCAACTGGGGCTGCTACACGGAGCAGCAGCGCTGCGACGGCTACTGGCACTGCCCGAACGGGCGCGACGAGCTCAACTGCTCGGCGTGCCAGGACGACGAGTTCCCGTGCTCGCGCAACGGCGCCTGCTACCCGCGCTCGGACCGCTGCAACTACCAGAACCGCTGCCCCAACGGCTCCGACGAGAAGAACTGCTTCTTCTGCCAGCCGGGCAACTTCCACTGCAAGAACAACCGCTGCGTGTTCGAGAGCTGGGTGTGCGACGCGCAGGACGACTGCGGCGACGGCAGCGACGAGGAGAGCTGCCCGGTGATCGTGCCCACGCGCGTCATCACGGCCGCCGTGATCGGCAGCCTGATCTGCGGCCTGCTGCTGGTCATCGCCCTGGGGTGCACCTGCAAGCTGTACTCGCTGCGGATGTTTGAGCGCAG GTCGTTCGAGACCCAGCTGTCCCGCGTGGAGGCGGAGCTGCTGAGGAGAGAGGCTCCGCCCTCGTATGGTCAGCTGATCGCCCAGGGACTCATCCCCCCGGTGGAGGACTTCCCTGTCTGCTCCGGCAACCAG gcctccGTGCTGGAGAACCTGCGCCTGGCCGTGCGCTCCCAGCTGGGCTTCACCTCCATCCGCCTGCCCACCTCCGGCCGCCACGGCAACCTGTGGCGCCGCCTCTTCAACTTCACGCGCTCGCGGCGCTCCGGCTCGCTGGCGCTGGTGTCGTCCGACCCGGAGGACAGCGCGGGGAACACCGGGGGAGGCGGCGCCGGCCCAGCGGAGAGGACCGGGGCGCACCGGGGCCTGCTGCCGCTGGACTCGGACGACACGGACACGGAGGGCGAGCGGCGCGACGCCAGCATCGGGgccgtggggggggggctggcggcccccctcccccagaagaCCCCGCCCGCGTCAGCGGTGGAGGCCATCGTGGCGGTAACGGCCAGCTTGGTGGCGCCGGCGGCGCCCGGCCGCGACcagcgggagagagagcgggagcgggagcgccccctggtggtggtggacgAGCCGCTCGGACCCGAGTCCCCCAGAGGAGGGGGCCCCCCGCGGGCCGCCGCCGTCGCCTCCTCCGGGGCCAGGGGCCTCCAGAGCGCCCGGGGCCTGGTCACGCGCAGCCTGCACTGGGTCCGGGGCCTCTCCCTGGGCCGGGCCCAGAACCACCACAGCCCCCTGAGGCAGCTGGAGCACGGGGGGGGAGGCGGcgagggagcgggggggagccggggggaggaagaggacgacGTGGAGCTGCTCATCCCCACCTCCGACCCCGCCTCAGACTCGGACTCCGCCTCCTCCGTCAGCGAGGCCTGCCAGCCGCTGCTGGAGcgcaggctcctcccccaggcgGGGGGCGGGCGAGCGTGcggggggaggctgggcagggggaggcagggggggagggacggCCCGTGTGAACACTGCGGGATGGTCCACACGGCCCAGATCCCTGACGCATGTCTAGAGGCCacagggaagacagagagcagCGACGACGAGCTCCTGCTGCTGTGTTAG
- the LOC124467291 gene encoding serotriflin-like has protein sequence MFLLMICILTLHRVHSACNVQSTICTNNTAVQREILDQHNTLRRTVQPTASDMLKMSWSEEAAATAQAWVDTCSMAHGPPSSRMIGDYECGENLFKSSESIDWTKVVTVWHSEVMNYQYPNGSINGQPIGHYTQVVWNSSYKVGCGVALCPDSVYFYGCHYYRAGNFIGVPPYKVGAPCAMCPNACENNLCTNPCPYINKYPNCAALKAKGGCDNIWVSNNCAPLCKCHSEIIPIA, from the exons ATGTTTTTGCTAATGATTTGCATCTTGACCCTGCACCGAGTTCACTCTGCATGCAATGTG CAATCAA CGATATGCACTAACAACACAGCAGTTCAGAGGGAAATCCTTGATCAGCATAACACTCTCAGGCGAACTGTTCAGCCTACGGCAAGCGACATGCTCAAGATG AGCTGGAGTGAGGAGGCTGCAGCCACTGCTCAGGCATGGGTTGATACCTGTTCCATGGCTCATGGTCCACCCAGCAGTCGCATGATTGGAG ACTATGAATGTGGCGAGAACCTCTTCAAATCATCTGAATCAATTGATTGGACGAAAGTTGTCACAGTCTGGCACAGTGAAGTCATGAATTACCAATATCCTAATGGCTCAATCAATGGTCAACCCATTGGTCACTACACACAG GTAGTGTGGAATAGCTCTTACAAAGTTGGCTGTGGAGTAGCCTTGTGTCCAGACTCAGTCTATTTCTATGGCTGCCACTATTACAGAGC TGGGAATTTCATAGGAGTGCCACCATACAAGGTTGGAGCGCCATGTGCCATGTGTCCCAATGCATGTGAAAACAACCTTTGCA CCAATCCCTGTCCTTACATAAACAAGTATCCCAACTGTGCAGCACTTAAAGCAAAGGGCGGGTGTGACAACATATGGGTGTCTAACAATTGCGCTCCCCTCTGTAAATGCCACAGTGAAATCATCCCAATAGCTTGA